A DNA window from bacterium contains the following coding sequences:
- a CDS encoding OmpA family protein produces MAEHNNDPPVIRIVKKGHGHAHHGGAWKVAFADFVTAMMALFIVLWILGQSEDVKRGIGGYFRDPTGKALLGAGPADALSNAQSKSIIKLPTSLQRYAMPDQALENEAQNLKEVIEENEVLSGMRDQITIEVSHEGLRVEINEGEKAPLFESGSSNLSPKLIEALKALAAEYQKVSNKLIIEGHTDAVPFSSDGMSNWELSTQRANEARRVLEGAGLAEDKVLMVRGFADRRPRFDDPLDSRNRRISMLLVSDQGMDIALGKLSFYGIEDKETPPATPDAQPQKFRVSLYATDKEGDE; encoded by the coding sequence CATGCTCACCACGGTGGTGCGTGGAAGGTAGCCTTCGCGGACTTTGTGACGGCAATGATGGCGCTCTTTATTGTGCTCTGGATTCTCGGTCAGTCGGAAGACGTGAAGCGCGGTATCGGCGGCTACTTCCGGGATCCGACCGGTAAAGCGCTGCTCGGCGCCGGTCCGGCTGACGCCTTGAGCAATGCGCAGAGCAAGTCCATCATCAAACTGCCGACGTCGTTGCAGCGCTATGCCATGCCCGACCAGGCGCTGGAGAACGAAGCGCAGAACCTCAAAGAGGTCATTGAAGAGAACGAAGTGCTGAGCGGCATGCGCGATCAGATTACCATCGAAGTATCACACGAGGGCCTGCGCGTCGAGATCAATGAAGGCGAGAAAGCCCCGCTGTTTGAATCGGGCAGCTCAAATCTCTCGCCGAAACTCATTGAAGCGTTGAAAGCGCTGGCCGCCGAGTATCAGAAGGTCTCCAACAAGCTGATCATCGAAGGCCATACCGACGCCGTGCCGTTCTCGAGTGACGGCATGTCCAACTGGGAACTCTCGACGCAGCGCGCCAACGAAGCCCGACGCGTGCTGGAAGGCGCGGGCTTGGCCGAAGATAAAGTGTTAATGGTGCGCGGTTTCGCCGACCGGCGCCCGCGCTTTGATGATCCGCTGGATTCACGTAACCGGCGCATTTCGATGCTGCTGGTCTCAGATCAAGGTATGGATATCGCGTTGGGCAAGTTGAGTTTTTACGGCATCGAGGACAAAGAGACGCCGCCTGCGACGCCGGACGCACAGCCGCAGAAATTCCGCGTGTCGCTCTATGCCACCGACAAAGAGGGAGATGAGTAG
- a CDS encoding T9SS type A sorting domain-containing protein produces the protein MKKIIAMLLLVGAMALALPSAVQAQPCVPTFNGAPFTLNTELLLGQSACIKVCPMSFVNFLLLGADRDEAGIPVLLTAAGCNPMSTNCDANCSPVTPPSVFVLGGGVFFPDAGDWAGYNECMEIAYRWNHDGYWEIEIFSLCEGCFCLTFDDQLDVELSSFTAVAGDGSVNVAWTTASESQMDQFNVVRDGVMVEQVNATNSATGHTYSWVDTDVRNGETYHYTLQGVDLSGQTSTYATASATPGSAGAVEDFGLAQNFPNPFNPETSISFSLPVASNVSLRVFNLVGQEVATLVSGQTAAGTHTVNFDGSNLTSGMYIYRLEAGEFSATRKMVLMK, from the coding sequence ATGAAGAAAATAATTGCTATGCTGCTGTTGGTCGGTGCGATGGCGCTGGCCCTGCCGTCTGCGGTGCAGGCCCAGCCTTGTGTCCCGACTTTTAACGGCGCCCCGTTTACGTTGAACACTGAACTTCTGCTGGGCCAGTCGGCCTGCATCAAGGTGTGCCCGATGAGCTTCGTCAACTTCCTGCTCCTTGGGGCAGACCGCGATGAAGCCGGTATTCCGGTTCTTCTGACAGCGGCCGGATGCAACCCCATGAGCACGAATTGTGACGCCAATTGCAGCCCTGTTACCCCGCCGAGCGTTTTCGTGCTGGGTGGCGGCGTCTTCTTTCCGGACGCAGGCGACTGGGCTGGTTACAACGAGTGCATGGAAATTGCCTACCGTTGGAACCACGACGGCTACTGGGAAATCGAAATCTTCAGCCTGTGTGAAGGTTGCTTCTGCTTGACCTTTGACGATCAGTTGGACGTGGAGCTGTCGAGCTTCACCGCCGTGGCCGGCGACGGCTCGGTGAATGTCGCCTGGACGACCGCCAGCGAATCGCAGATGGATCAGTTTAACGTCGTCCGCGACGGCGTCATGGTGGAACAGGTCAATGCGACGAACAGCGCGACCGGCCACACCTACTCGTGGGTGGACACGGACGTGCGCAATGGCGAGACCTACCACTACACGCTGCAGGGCGTGGACCTGAGCGGTCAGACCTCGACGTACGCGACGGCCAGTGCCACGCCGGGTTCGGCGGGTGCGGTGGAAGATTTCGGCCTGGCGCAGAACTTCCCGAACCCCTTCAACCCCGAAACGAGCATCAGCTTCTCGCTGCCGGTCGCTTCGAACGTTTCCCTCCGCGTGTTTAACCTTGTCGGCCAGGAAGTCGCCACGCTCGTGAGCGGCCAGACGGCGGCAGGTACGCACACGGTGAACTTCGACGGTTCGAACCTCACCAGCGGCATGTACATCTATCGCCTTGAAGCCGGCGAATTCAGCGCCACTCGCAAAATGGTGTTGATGAAGTAG
- a CDS encoding T9SS type A sorting domain-containing protein — MRLVLALAMLALVGGRSFALDLTTATLAFDETNQKMHLLLEANENFSAVIQFVHLPAECGLPLRYEDGELVSGVVAENVDGHWCELDLYVGNLPIGEAVNVQANVSLYSADWSQSFGTQNIVDWNGLQTLNGQTLEYLNDNCTPVVPQTIPVNSAFCATICHGSYLIPIECEDPGYTPGSLEVTVTNRCDPALGSHCNNPDCPGVDWSLFNWQIRVFPNCLLFLTMTYCGEAPGCVCIWRSDFILPVEINGFSALAGDNQVSLNWSAASESDLKEYRISKSLTREGGYFGIGSVDAQNSAAGAQYSFVDEDVQNGTTYYYKLHVEDMNGNISVYNIDGQSVVAEATPQGGLVASEFSLSQNYPNPFNAQTAFSFNLPAATDVSLKVYDMLGREVATVVEGAMNAGTHTVNWSAEGLATGVYLYTLKAGEVSQSNKLLYLK, encoded by the coding sequence ATGAGACTTGTTTTGGCATTGGCGATGTTGGCCCTCGTGGGCGGCCGCAGCTTTGCGCTCGACCTGACGACGGCGACACTTGCGTTTGATGAGACTAATCAGAAAATGCACTTGCTGCTGGAAGCGAACGAGAATTTCAGCGCTGTTATTCAGTTTGTGCACCTTCCGGCCGAATGCGGCCTCCCGCTGCGCTATGAAGATGGCGAGCTGGTGTCGGGCGTCGTGGCCGAAAATGTGGATGGCCACTGGTGTGAGTTGGATTTGTATGTCGGCAACCTGCCGATTGGCGAAGCCGTCAATGTTCAGGCCAACGTGTCGCTTTACAGCGCCGACTGGTCGCAGAGCTTCGGCACGCAGAATATCGTGGACTGGAACGGTCTGCAGACCCTGAATGGTCAGACGCTTGAGTACCTGAACGACAACTGCACGCCGGTCGTGCCGCAGACGATTCCGGTGAACTCGGCATTCTGTGCCACGATCTGCCACGGTTCGTATTTGATTCCGATCGAATGTGAAGATCCGGGCTACACGCCGGGCTCGTTGGAAGTCACCGTGACCAACCGTTGCGATCCCGCGCTGGGCTCGCATTGCAACAACCCGGACTGCCCGGGTGTTGATTGGTCGCTGTTCAACTGGCAGATTCGCGTGTTCCCGAACTGCTTGCTGTTCTTGACGATGACCTATTGCGGTGAGGCCCCGGGTTGCGTTTGCATCTGGCGCTCTGACTTCATTCTGCCCGTCGAGATCAATGGCTTCAGCGCTCTTGCCGGCGACAATCAGGTTAGCCTGAATTGGTCCGCGGCCAGCGAAAGCGACCTGAAGGAATACCGCATCAGCAAGAGCCTGACGCGTGAAGGCGGCTACTTCGGTATTGGTTCTGTGGACGCGCAGAACAGCGCCGCCGGCGCCCAGTACAGCTTTGTGGACGAAGACGTGCAGAACGGCACGACCTACTACTACAAGCTGCACGTCGAAGACATGAACGGCAACATCTCCGTTTACAATATTGATGGTCAGTCGGTGGTGGCGGAAGCCACGCCGCAGGGTGGTCTGGTCGCCAGCGAGTTCTCGCTGTCGCAGAACTATCCGAACCCGTTCAACGCCCAGACGGCGTTCAGCTTCAACCTGCCGGCCGCGACGGACGTGAGCCTGAAGGTTTATGACATGCTGGGCCGTGAAGTGGCGACGGTTGTGGAAGGCGCGATGAACGCCGGTACGCACACCGTGAACTGGTCGGCGGAAGGCCTCGCGACGGGTGTCTACCTGTACACCCTGAAGGCTGGTGAAGTGAGCCAGTCCAACAAGCTGCTTTACCTCAAGTAA
- a CDS encoding TatD family hydrolase: protein MIDTHCHLYYEQFADDLDEVMVRARAAGVDRAITIAVDRATGSQCLDLVSRFPGQVYCALGVHPSETDQVTEADLDWLEAAVGDPAVVAVGEIGLDIYRGETNLASQEKLFERLLALARRVDLPVIIHHRAAGQRTIEMIEAAGNSKGVFHCFSEDYAYARRVLDQGFLVSFTGNLTYKNSSLPALAQQIPLDLVMLETDAPFMAPMPYRGKRCEPAYVREIALKLAEIHKVSPVEVARITTATAEKLFLNDRRLTLSK from the coding sequence ATGATTGATACCCACTGCCATCTTTACTACGAACAGTTTGCCGATGATCTTGATGAGGTGATGGTGCGCGCGCGTGCGGCTGGGGTGGATCGTGCCATTACGATTGCCGTGGACCGTGCGACGGGTTCGCAGTGCCTTGATCTGGTCAGTCGTTTTCCCGGTCAAGTCTATTGCGCGCTTGGGGTACATCCGAGCGAGACGGATCAGGTAACGGAAGCGGATTTGGACTGGTTGGAGGCGGCCGTCGGGGACCCGGCGGTCGTGGCTGTCGGCGAAATTGGCTTGGATATCTACCGCGGTGAGACGAATCTCGCCAGTCAGGAAAAGCTGTTCGAGCGCCTGCTGGCGTTGGCCCGGCGGGTGGACCTTCCGGTAATCATCCACCACCGTGCAGCCGGGCAGCGCACGATTGAGATGATCGAAGCAGCCGGCAATTCCAAAGGGGTATTCCACTGTTTCTCAGAGGATTACGCTTATGCTCGGCGAGTGCTTGACCAGGGCTTCCTCGTCTCGTTCACGGGCAATTTGACCTACAAGAACTCGAGTTTGCCTGCCCTGGCCCAGCAGATTCCGCTCGACCTTGTTATGCTCGAGACTGACGCACCGTTTATGGCCCCGATGCCTTACCGCGGGAAGCGTTGCGAGCCAGCCTATGTTCGGGAGATTGCTCTAAAACTCGCGGAAATACATAAAGTTAGTCCTGTCGAAGTGGCCCGCATTACGACCGCGACAGCCGAGAAACTGTTCCTCAACGACCGGCGGCTTACACTAAGCAAATAG
- a CDS encoding VCBS repeat-containing protein — protein sequence MLASIRTVLLLVLFVHAAHAQTFVRVTDPQNEAAVTPGQTGYRGCAWVDYDNDGDEDLWVNRNLLYRNDGNGVFDNALIGIAPQNGLGSGGSWADYDNDGDLDLYLASSPRSALFRNDGNAVFTEVDSGDIGATGHDYRGWSGAWGDFDSDGNVDLIITHPAGFLGNPSLPNLMFHNDGPPDYTFTRVTTGDVATGLDAYTVGSFADYDLDGDLDFFIGTGEVSAASPDYFYRNTLRESGDAALVRWTGVELTDQTRDGQNINWIDIENDGDLDCYITNYTAGFNNGRANDLYRNDDGTYVRVTEGTIVTDRQVSLGNCWADFDNDGYLDCVVANETGTNKYYRNNGDGTFESVATVFTVAGSFRCPAAGDYDDDGDLDLFITADGAAQGFYRNETVNGNHWLKLRLTGTAANRAAIGAIVRVKAAINGQAMWQTREVNTQNSFNGHNSLIQHFGLSAAEFADSIEIRWPSGLTEYFTNVVSNITMDVVEGEATAIPDHVVLPGEYALKAYPNPFNGSTELSYSLPGGVSATLRVVNLLGREVWRRELRELSGRVDFAPTDLASGSYFVELVGANQTPLLAPVRLVYLK from the coding sequence ATGCTTGCTTCGATTCGCACCGTACTGCTGCTCGTACTCTTTGTTCACGCCGCGCATGCGCAGACTTTTGTTCGCGTCACCGATCCGCAGAATGAAGCGGCGGTAACACCCGGCCAGACCGGCTATCGCGGCTGTGCGTGGGTGGATTATGACAATGACGGAGACGAGGACCTTTGGGTTAATCGCAATTTGCTCTATCGCAACGACGGCAACGGCGTCTTTGATAATGCGTTGATCGGCATCGCGCCGCAGAACGGCCTTGGCAGCGGCGGTTCGTGGGCGGACTACGATAACGACGGCGATCTCGACTTGTATCTTGCCAGTTCGCCGCGCTCGGCGCTCTTTCGCAACGACGGCAACGCGGTCTTCACCGAAGTAGACAGTGGCGACATCGGCGCGACAGGCCACGACTATCGCGGCTGGTCGGGCGCGTGGGGTGATTTCGACAGCGACGGGAATGTTGATTTGATCATCACACATCCGGCGGGTTTTCTCGGGAATCCGAGTCTTCCCAATTTGATGTTTCATAACGACGGCCCGCCGGACTACACGTTTACGCGTGTCACGACCGGCGACGTCGCGACGGGCCTTGACGCCTACACCGTCGGCAGCTTTGCGGACTACGACCTTGACGGCGATTTGGATTTCTTCATCGGCACCGGCGAGGTCAGCGCCGCCAGTCCTGACTACTTCTATCGCAACACTCTGCGCGAGTCGGGCGACGCGGCTCTGGTGCGTTGGACGGGCGTCGAGCTTACGGATCAGACGCGCGACGGCCAGAACATCAATTGGATTGACATCGAGAATGACGGCGATCTCGACTGTTACATTACCAATTACACGGCCGGATTCAACAATGGCCGTGCCAACGACTTGTATCGCAACGACGACGGAACCTATGTTCGTGTAACTGAGGGCACAATCGTCACGGATCGGCAGGTATCGCTCGGCAACTGCTGGGCCGATTTTGACAATGACGGCTATCTTGACTGCGTTGTGGCCAACGAGACGGGCACGAATAAGTACTACCGCAACAACGGCGACGGCACCTTTGAAAGTGTGGCGACCGTGTTCACGGTGGCGGGGAGTTTTCGCTGTCCGGCGGCGGGCGATTATGACGACGACGGCGATCTCGATCTGTTTATCACGGCCGACGGCGCCGCGCAGGGCTTTTATCGCAATGAAACGGTCAACGGGAATCACTGGCTCAAACTGCGGCTAACCGGCACGGCAGCGAATCGCGCGGCGATTGGCGCTATTGTCCGGGTGAAAGCGGCGATCAACGGCCAGGCCATGTGGCAAACCCGCGAAGTCAACACCCAGAACAGTTTCAACGGCCATAACAGTTTGATTCAGCATTTCGGCTTGAGCGCCGCCGAATTTGCCGATTCCATCGAGATTCGCTGGCCGTCGGGGCTCACAGAGTATTTCACGAATGTCGTCTCCAACATCACAATGGATGTTGTCGAGGGTGAAGCAACCGCCATTCCCGACCATGTCGTGCTCCCCGGCGAGTATGCGCTGAAGGCGTATCCAAACCCGTTTAACGGATCAACCGAATTGTCGTACTCACTTCCCGGCGGCGTGTCGGCTACGCTGCGCGTTGTCAATCTGCTTGGCCGCGAAGTTTGGCGCAGAGAACTGCGCGAGCTGTCGGGCCGAGTTGACTTTGCACCGACCGACCTCGCCAGCGGCAGCTACTTTGTAGAATTGGTGGGCGCAAACCAGACGCCCTTGCTTGCGCCGGTGCGGCTCGTCTACCTGAAATGA
- a CDS encoding cation:proton antiporter, giving the protein MIDVPTLFFMIAAIIGLGFLGAWLFKVTRVPEAMLLIGAGVALREFLKVDTSLVFSIAPYFGAFALLVIMFEGGLHLDFAHVIKQWRNSLALLALAFVLSFIFIAAICLYVFEYHWLNALLLSSALSCTSAAIVVPLVRQVRMAKPVQTVLELESSLSDVIAVLITVTLLNIFAKPSDGGNPALLILASLTGALWIGPLAAFAWGWIIGRLSDQPLVYLATFAAMLVVYASCEAVHSSGVFGVFLFATVLSNGPRLLRRFWPGTNGRAELREWMGANVRGFHAELTFLVRTFFFVFLGMLFDYSAISVKILLQAGAIYLALLVARWLTVIWIKIGENKTEHSAAARALFLFMPRGLASAVLATIPLQYGVKVNAEFITVTICIVLFTNLAITAGVRWVERGTLPGTSEETT; this is encoded by the coding sequence TTGATTGACGTACCGACACTCTTCTTCATGATCGCGGCCATCATCGGCCTCGGCTTCCTCGGCGCATGGCTGTTCAAGGTCACGCGTGTGCCGGAGGCGATGCTGTTGATTGGCGCAGGCGTGGCTTTGCGCGAGTTCTTGAAAGTGGACACTTCACTTGTCTTCTCCATCGCGCCCTATTTCGGTGCCTTCGCGCTTCTGGTCATCATGTTTGAAGGCGGACTGCATCTCGATTTCGCGCATGTGATCAAACAATGGCGCAACTCTCTGGCGCTTTTGGCCCTCGCTTTCGTGCTGTCTTTCATTTTCATCGCGGCGATCTGTCTGTATGTTTTTGAATACCACTGGCTGAACGCGTTACTCCTTTCCTCCGCGCTGTCTTGCACCAGCGCAGCAATTGTCGTCCCGCTCGTGCGGCAGGTGCGAATGGCCAAACCTGTTCAGACGGTGCTCGAACTTGAGAGTTCCCTGTCAGACGTAATAGCCGTTCTAATTACCGTTACGCTGCTGAACATCTTCGCCAAGCCCTCAGACGGAGGCAATCCGGCGTTGTTGATTCTGGCATCCTTGACTGGTGCGTTGTGGATCGGGCCGTTAGCCGCGTTCGCATGGGGCTGGATCATCGGACGCCTCAGTGATCAGCCGTTAGTGTATCTGGCGACGTTCGCGGCAATGCTTGTCGTGTATGCCTCCTGCGAAGCGGTGCACAGCTCGGGTGTTTTCGGAGTGTTTCTGTTCGCGACCGTTCTATCCAACGGGCCGCGCCTGCTGCGGCGGTTTTGGCCGGGGACGAACGGCCGCGCAGAATTGCGGGAGTGGATGGGCGCGAACGTGCGCGGCTTCCATGCCGAATTGACATTTCTCGTGCGTACGTTTTTCTTCGTCTTTCTGGGAATGCTGTTTGACTATAGCGCAATCTCGGTCAAGATTTTGCTCCAAGCGGGCGCAATTTATCTGGCGCTGCTCGTTGCGCGGTGGCTCACCGTGATTTGGATAAAGATCGGCGAAAACAAGACGGAACACAGCGCCGCCGCGCGGGCGCTGTTCCTGTTCATGCCACGCGGTCTCGCCTCGGCGGTGCTCGCCACGATTCCGCTGCAATACGGTGTCAAGGTCAACGCGGAATTCATCACCGTCACGATTTGCATCGTCTTATTCACAAATTTGGCCATCACCGCGGGAGTCCGTTGGGTCGAACGCGGAACATTACCCGGAACATCCGAAGAAACTACATAA
- a CDS encoding SpoIID/LytB domain-containing protein: MTSDLLSVSIGLLWNEPHILGSLSGTFTARCFTECNRWLERELSACKFSAIANDSQPAPLQWAIRLGECLTHESAERVLNKITDANLLAHGEILEAGKIWETSHGALDNRVWWPVIKLNSRDDAGAAMHALRATHPIGLTLVRLSRPEMKTRFELTLGDFSTTVVRVQLIPHNEHATFTLDSVPIGRGFHWERREPLTYRGELELFATPDGGLSAANRLSLEQYVETAVGSEMRHDLPAAFSQAQAVAARSTVLATANRHHYSDGFDLCHDDHCQCYQGIVREANAVIAPIRATSGVVLLHERRVADARYAKSCGGASDLFVEVWGEEEPGYFAVRPCGDFPVPDLSDEKIAEEFLHNPPRAFCNPEHYPYPKPWDEDALFRWTREYDKIELGALLTRKTGQSIGAVEHLTVRHRSPSGRITILELRGGAGTITLYGELEIRRALSASHLPSSYFFAHVMGDTITLTGGGWGHGVGLCQLGAVAMAKEGWSMERILAHYYPNTELLKL; encoded by the coding sequence TTGACTTCTGACTTGCTTTCCGTCTCCATCGGCCTCCTCTGGAACGAGCCCCACATCCTCGGTTCTCTTTCCGGCACCTTCACCGCGCGCTGCTTCACCGAGTGCAACCGCTGGCTCGAACGCGAGTTGAGCGCGTGCAAATTTTCGGCGATTGCGAACGACTCGCAACCCGCGCCACTGCAATGGGCCATTCGCCTAGGCGAATGCCTAACACATGAGAGCGCCGAGCGCGTCCTGAACAAAATCACCGATGCCAATTTGCTCGCGCACGGCGAAATTCTCGAAGCGGGGAAAATCTGGGAAACGTCGCACGGTGCGCTCGACAACCGCGTCTGGTGGCCGGTGATCAAACTCAACTCCCGCGACGATGCCGGCGCGGCCATGCACGCCTTACGCGCCACGCATCCTATCGGCTTGACGCTCGTGCGCCTGTCGCGTCCCGAGATGAAAACGCGCTTCGAGTTGACACTCGGTGATTTCTCCACAACCGTTGTGCGTGTGCAATTGATCCCGCACAATGAGCACGCAACCTTCACGCTCGACAGCGTTCCGATTGGCCGCGGTTTTCATTGGGAACGCCGCGAGCCGTTGACCTATCGCGGTGAACTCGAACTCTTCGCCACGCCAGACGGTGGATTGAGCGCGGCGAATCGTCTGTCGCTCGAGCAGTATGTCGAAACCGCAGTCGGCAGCGAGATGCGCCACGATCTTCCCGCTGCATTCTCACAAGCGCAAGCCGTCGCGGCGCGCTCGACGGTACTCGCCACGGCCAATCGCCATCATTACAGCGACGGCTTCGATCTTTGCCACGACGATCACTGTCAATGCTATCAGGGGATCGTGCGCGAAGCCAATGCGGTGATTGCGCCGATTCGGGCGACGAGTGGAGTCGTATTGCTTCACGAGCGTCGCGTCGCCGACGCGCGCTACGCCAAGTCCTGCGGCGGCGCGAGTGATCTGTTCGTGGAAGTGTGGGGAGAAGAAGAGCCCGGCTATTTCGCCGTGCGGCCGTGTGGCGATTTTCCTGTACCGGATCTCAGCGATGAGAAGATCGCGGAGGAGTTTCTGCATAACCCACCGCGCGCGTTCTGCAATCCTGAGCACTATCCATATCCCAAGCCATGGGATGAAGACGCGCTGTTTCGCTGGACGCGGGAGTATGATAAGATCGAACTTGGAGCCCTGCTGACGCGCAAGACAGGTCAGAGTATCGGCGCGGTCGAACATTTGACAGTGCGGCATCGCAGTCCGTCCGGGCGCATTACCATTCTTGAGTTGCGCGGCGGAGCGGGCACGATCACGCTGTATGGCGAGTTGGAAATCCGCCGCGCACTGTCGGCATCACATTTGCCGTCGTCGTATTTCTTCGCGCATGTTATGGGCGACACAATTACGCTGACGGGCGGCGGTTGGGGTCACGGCGTGGGTCTGTGTCAGCTCGGCGCGGTGGCGATGGCCAAGGAAGGATGGAGTATGGAGAGAATTCTGGCACACTACTATCCGAATACGGAATTGCTGAAACTTTGA
- a CDS encoding RNA methyltransferase, whose product MTDLLTPTRKQVADWARLSQKKYRRESGQFLIEGEVCVREALHAKSVDCLLVLNSEAERWEALTRKHPKLLCYRVGPEIFDRVSQVETTQGIAAIGKQFKLHPRKSGLTLLCEQVSDPGNCGALLRVADFFGVSELVLGAGSADVWNEKVVRGSMGSLFHQPAREVADLESFIHKWKGDSLALVAHGGTELAQATNLKQPKLLVLGHESRGLHPDLEALCTQKLTLKPQGDAESLNLVTAAAVFCYALS is encoded by the coding sequence ATGACCGATCTTCTCACCCCCACGCGCAAACAGGTCGCCGACTGGGCGCGGCTGTCGCAAAAAAAATATCGCCGCGAATCGGGACAATTCCTGATTGAAGGCGAAGTCTGCGTGCGCGAAGCGCTGCACGCCAAATCAGTGGATTGTTTGCTCGTGCTGAATAGCGAGGCCGAGCGCTGGGAAGCGCTGACGCGCAAGCATCCGAAACTGCTCTGCTATCGCGTCGGGCCGGAGATTTTCGACCGTGTGTCGCAAGTCGAGACCACGCAGGGCATCGCGGCCATCGGCAAACAGTTCAAACTGCACCCGCGCAAGAGCGGCCTGACGCTGTTGTGCGAGCAGGTCAGCGATCCCGGCAATTGCGGCGCACTCCTGCGCGTGGCCGATTTCTTCGGTGTGTCCGAACTCGTGCTCGGCGCAGGTTCCGCCGACGTATGGAATGAAAAAGTCGTACGCGGCTCGATGGGCTCGCTGTTTCATCAACCCGCGCGCGAGGTCGCCGATCTGGAGTCGTTCATTCACAAATGGAAGGGCGACTCGCTGGCTCTGGTCGCGCACGGGGGCACCGAACTCGCGCAAGCTACAAATTTGAAACAGCCCAAGCTGCTCGTGCTCGGCCACGAATCGCGCGGGCTGCATCCCGATCTTGAGGCGCTGTGCACACAGAAACTAACGCTGAAACCGCAAGGCGACGCGGAGAGTTTAAACCTCGTCACCGCAGCAGCGGTGTTTTGTTACGCCTTGAGTTGA